The region aacgtttacaaacttgtaaataccTGTTACAAAATTGTAAATATCTTTTACGtacttgtaaataatatttacaaaaattagttTTAGAATTGTATTATTTTGTGTATAAAACTTACGAACAAAatcgtaactaatttttttatttttgtaacaatagtttacaaatctagtttcaTAACTaggaaagatatttttgtaaccaacatttacaaaaataatttatagttaagaaatcgtaaccaaaatttaaataaaaatattataattttccatatgttacaatattgtaccaaaaaattacagtaaacgttaaatttatattatacaacttaaaaatataaatttaagatattcattatttataaaacactttattatatatatatataaatacagttAGAGAGTAGTGAATTACAATAATTTTATatacaagttttacatttttgtaacaacagtttgcaaaactaatttcacaatcaagaagtttatttttgtaactaacatttacataaatatttataaatttatttaacatgattgttacaaaaatttacaaaattaattttttaactttaaaatatatttttacaacAAAGCTTAAACTTTGACTAGATTAAGATTTTAgtttaacattgagtgttgagatttgactagctatgattttcaaaacaatataatattttttatcactATCCCTCCTACTACTATTAacatatgttacaaaaatttatgaatatatatatataataaaattgaaagatcatttatatcaatttaaataaaaataggactgtaaataaattaaatataaaaagtaatattaagggagaaaaaaaaagtgaaaaatgacatatttaattagaaattttatGTATGATACtaagataataaaataaaaaaagtagaAGATagttgatattattattattagcacACTAAAAGTATGTATGAATTAATTACTGAAGGGAATATAAAGTTCCCTCGGCTTGCAGCTGTTATTGGAGGAAaatggtggctgttaaggatCTTTTTAAAGCAAAAATAGATTTGGCATATTTTTCAGCTATGAAATTCAGTATTAAAACAGGTCATGACTTGTTGTCTGCTTCACCTCTCAAAGTGCATTGGGCAAAGTTTGTTTGGGAGAGATTTTCTATACCAAAGCACAGGTTTATACTTTTGTTAGTTATGCTTCAGAGATTACGTACCAGGGTCTTCATCCGCAATTACAACTCAACTATGGATCCATCTTGTCTATTATGTGAGAACATAATGAAGATATTCATCATCTCTTTTTTCAGTGTAAATATAGCAAGCAATGTCTATTACAGGTGAAAAAATGGCTGAGTTGGAAAGTAAAAGCAGAGGATTATGATAACTTGCTACAATGGATATTGAAAACAAGGAGATGGAGCAGATTTCGAAAAAGTATCTTGACAGCTGTTGTTGCTTCCTTGATTTATCACATTTGGAGAGTGAGGAATGACATGCTATGGTCACAAAAGGTTTGGTCTACAACTCATACGGTCCAAGCAATACAAAGAGATATTAGTTTGCGGATATACACTATAATTCCAAACAAAACAAATCATTTAGATAGAGATTGGTTTCATGCTATTTGTCAAAATATCTGGCTGATGTATAGAAGACAGGTATAGTGGGGAGTTATAGAATTGGAATCATATATGGAATTTGTACATAAATTGGTTTTGAGCAATACAATGCTCTTAttcacccaaaaaaaaaattactaaagagaaaaagacaaaaaaaataaaattaaagtatagagaatagaaaaaaaagagtaaaatattatcatatatatatataaataaatatttatttttcagtTTAAAAAAATTGCGTGTAAGATTtataattgtataaatatatatatatatgtaaacatctatctatatatatataatattagtttGAGGAAATGTGAAGTGATGCATAATTGTGTAGGTGTGTTAGCAAGTAAGCGTGTTAGCTTGAAAGTTAATACCgtaaatttgtaattattttatataactgtatatttagatttttttgttCAAACACCATGCATTTTGCAATTAACCCAATTTATAACAGATGCCCCTATGGGGTCTGGGACGAAAtttaaaaaaatgacattttttattataaaaaataaattttaaaatattaatatattatcAAATTAAAATTTTACACATTTGTTCTTCGTACCCTTACCTCTATAGGACACACACTTTTCTTCACCACTTGTGCTATCAGTCAAGTACAATTTAAATGACTAAATTTCTTCCTTCTTTTAAATATTAGCTTAAAAAAAAGGTACACTAACAAGGGTTCcaaatatatattctcttttttttctctatatataattttttttaattttgggagCCTTCCTGGGTTCTTGGTAGGGCTATACATTGGTTGATTTTACAGGGTTATAGCATATTTTAAGTAACTCAATGTAAATATTGGGTTGCAAACAACTAACTGTAACACAtccaaataagaaaaaaaaaatttaaccctccCAATAATTTTGGCAGTTTGATTGGGTTAACCTGTTTAaacttatttttaatattttttttgttttcaaataaTCAAATCTAataaattaaaagtataatatatATCTTTCAAGCTTAAAAATATTACATTataaatttattgttaaaaatatagggttttattttttttatttttttattagataatttatgtaatattatataatatatattataatttaaacGGTAGTTTAACTATTGGACTAAATTGCTACTATTTGACAAACATAAGAATGTAATTGCTCAAAAAAATAACTCAAGGACTAAAGTGACAATTGAGGTATAACTGAAGGGGCAATGGTGctaaaaaccaaaagaaaaaagatatataagattgtaaatgtattttgaTCTCTTATCAACCTATTCTTTTATTAGTCTTGTGCCAATTATGATAttggttttttttcttctaacTCTGTTTGTAGtagtatttaattttttaaaaatatttgtgtTGTTGTGGTCAAacgtaatatataaatatatatttattaaatatataggaGTGTGGATATGAGTGTTGATTCGATTATTTTGTtttatatgtaattttaatttgttttatttattataatttaaaagatTGACGGGTCAAAATATCACAAGTATCtaacctaaaatatatatatcacacatattatttatttgtacaactgtcaaattataaattatataattatgattgtaatatatatatatatatatttattttaatgataataagGACAAAAATCTTATTTATACTTTTTATCGGTATATTCTCTATTTTATagtgtaatttattttatttggatTTTCTTTTATATTTGCTATTCATTTTCATAGTTACTCACTAGAAaaaactatatttattatatttattaattaatatataaaattatattaactATTTATCTTTTTATACAaaaccttttttttcttttctatcaAATTTTTGttcttctcatttgtttattattattatttttagtgataattaCTTTTTTTTGTTACCCAAACTTTCAATTATCTATATTTTTGTactttctttcaagaaatttaaGTTATATTATATTTTCTTACTATAATGTAAAATCCTGATGAGAAATATACTTAAGtgttttttcattatttctttgattcttttttttttaataataaaaaatgagtaaCGTAAGTGAAGCCTTGAGAATAAACCATGCAAACACACTAAACtaacattaaatatatatatttagatattacaatttcatttaataatataaaaattaaatttaaataaaattatataagtACTTACAAAAtgtactaataataataataagaaaagtCATTTAATCTAAACCGTCTAATCTTCCAATCATTAATATTGGTGGTGACAATTTtatgtatatacatattttaCAACTATAAATATTTTAAGTGGAGATCACATCATTTTAATGGTATAATTGCAATTAATTATAATTACTATTATACAATTTAAATATGTTTTAATCATTAgtcttttaaatataatattgcTTTAATACGTACATATCACATTTCAATGTTGAAATTGGGCAAAAAAACTAATATAAATGGAATATTACAGTAactaaaataaagtaaaaatataaataaatctaacaATATTCATTAAAAAAAGTCAAAATAGCTTTATAAATAAAAGATTAGTTATACATATAATCAGAACAAGTAATATTTTATTCTACATTTTAGAAAAGATTGgcaacaaataatttattaatcatttgaatttgataattttttttagtagaaCCATAGATATATAAAATTTGTTGTTCGATTCACGGGGATCATAAAACTAGTATACATATATTCACTTATGTCTCTAGAACAGGTATAATTTATAGACCAAACATTCAAGAGAAAAAAGCTCCAATTTGTCTTGTATATTCTTGAAAGCATTCTTATTCATCTTCTTCATGGTCCTCGAGTTAATTTCACCTCAAAATACACTAAATGGAAAGAACTGATCAAGCACTATAGTACTTCAGTTAATACATTTGCATAGTAATTTTATGTCGTTGGTAGTTCAAATATCACAGTGAAGTCGAAAATGTGTTACTAACAATTTCTTCTTACGTGATAGTCTGTTTTAAATTTGTACTAGTGGAGATCTGAAAGTGTTTAGAACTAAGGACAGCTAAGAGAATAACAAAGGCAATATGCTTTTGGCTAAGTTAAATCTACAAAAAGGGACCCTGTAAAGTGCTTGCCTTTTTCAGTTTTCACAGCTGAGAAAGTTTCTCAAGGTGATACACAACAAAACATCCAGGAAATAAGGAGGTTTGGCCCTGAAGATATCCTAATTATCACCCAAAAAAGGGAATCGTAATTTCGAGTATCAGTGTTGATGCTTTTCCATGCTACAACTTTAGAACAAGACCAATGGGACAATGATCACTACCATGCACGTCAGGGAGAATGTACGAATCGTGAACCTGGTCAGCTATGGATTCTGAGACGAGGAAGTAGTCAAGTCGCCACCCTGTTTCAATTTACCCAAATAAGCGATAGAATCGAAGAATCAAATCAAAAGACGAGTTCAGATGGTGACAAATTGAATCATTTGTCGTGCCGAGGAAAACGAATGTGATAATAACACTAGTTAAGTATCTTGAGAAACTACTGATTAACACAATGCTACTAAAACACTATGCTTCAGAATGGATCACTGATCTGATTCTATCcaaattcacgtaaacatgcctACAAGCAAACCATACATTTATGTATTGCAATTGACCGTGAAAGAGTGAGGATCCGTTTTAGAAACAAGGGCGGGAAGTACCTTTGTTAGTTTTGCGTCCGCCGTGCCTAAAACCCCAGTAAGTATAGCCGACAACACCAGGGTGTTGTCTTCTGAAGGTATCCACAAAGCCTTTAGATAAAAAGTTTGTCTCAAATGATTGCCTTTCTTCGATCGTAAAGCCAGCACTTCTTTTATTTCCCTAATGAATTGCatcaagaagaaaaaagaaaagattcAAATCATATTAACAGCTTACTTTACCCCTTTAAACATTCCCAATGTCTCTCCCTCCGAGTGCTCGAGAAAAGTATTTAAAAATCAAGTAAAAATAACTTTTGCATAGGACATATCTGTAATTAATTACAATTACAAATACAGATAAATGCAAGAACAAATGGAGATAATTCATGAAACAGAGCCACTGAAAATGCAAATTTAGAtacaaaatactttttttttctctgGAGACCAGAAAGtcattaactttatttaataagTTTTCGAATTTCTTAGCTTGTACACTTCCCAAGGTTAAATTATCTACCAGATGATAATGAAAGGAGTTACAAGACATATCACACTTACTGCAGGATTATATATGTCTATTTCTTGATGAGCACAGTTCAGATCACCAGTTAAAATTACAGGCTTAGACTTTTCCAGCTCCTGTATCAAGAAAGAAAAGAGTCATAAGCATAGTCTCCACTAAAGTAAAATTACATCTGTATTTTAAGTACTCTGGGTGGCTGTGCTTTTGTGATCAGTCCTAAAGAATCCTGTAAGCTAGTCACATTGTGTGTAACCAAATAACTaccaaaaatataactttatcCCATAGATTTCCTAGTCCCCAATGTCTTAAAAAAGCCTTTGTTCAACTCTAACCAGACCACCCAACAAATAGAAATAGTAGCTACATCCCACAACCTTAGTTTAGCGATTGCACGATAAAGTTAAGGCTTGGTGATTGATTAGATGATGGTTTATATTGCTAAAGCATGACTATGAAAGCTGGAAATTACTTTGGAATATCTTACAGAGTAGAGAATTTGATATGTGTGTTAAGAACCCTAGCTAGAAAAAGGATAAGAAACTATTTTTAAAACTCTACAGACTAGTTCCTAAGCTGGCTCAGAGGAGACCATCCAAAtgatattttttcttaaaattttaagACGAAATAGTAAGATATTTCAACCTTTAAAAATTGGGGCCATTTGTTAAATTTTAAGCACGTGTTAGGGTCATTTTCACAAGGCGAGAAACCAAATTTGTAACCAAGCTAGAACAATTTTAAAGTTTTCATTAAGTTGTACTACGTCGAATGTCAGAAACCAaccttatttttgtaaaataatagACTTAAGGGTGTTTTTGTAAAAATTGCGAGGACAAGAGAAAATACATACTTTTATGTAATTGCTGAGGGATGGATCCCATTCTGTGGTCCTGTATGACTAAAATTTAAACAAAGTTATTAGTCAAAAGAAAGGAGAGGGAATTCCAAAATGACATAATCTAACTACAACAAGCAACTAGTTTGCCATCAATTACCAGTCTTTTCAAGCCATCTCCAGAATTAGGAACATATCCACAAACTAGATAAAATGAATCAAATTCAGCTGTCACTAATCGGCCCTCGCTATCATGATCTTCCATACCAAGCCCATATTTGACAGAAAGTGGCTTTATCTGCAATGTAAGTGGTTAAAAAACTAGCCAAACTGTATTATTCTTGAAAAACATGTCAAACTACAGAATGATCCAAATTCCTATCCAATGGCAGTGGTATTTAAGCCAACTAGAATGCTATTCATAGTTATCACCAAACCAGCTATCATCTATAGAAGTATGTTTAAAAATGGGATTATATTGTATAAGAAAGAGAAATGGCTCCACTTTGTGCTATGACAAAAAAAGAATGGATGTAATGATAATCTCAACAACTTTAAGCTGACCAAAAACTAAACATTATTGCAGCCATATATCAGCCATGGTACTTTATCAATTAACAAGTCAGGCTGGTTGCAGTACACTTCAGTCAAAGAAAATGTGTGAATACAAGTGCAATCACATAGTAAGATAAGAATACCCGGGAAATAATCGCAGCTCCAGAATAACCAAGCTTTGAAGTACTACACGTCCAGAAGCTATTATGATAACCGTCTATCAAACAAGCAATCTTTTCAACATCCTTTTCCTGCTCCCAATGGTGtatgaatttcaaaaaaaaattaaagagagTTACAGGTATAGACTAGATATTAGAAAATTTAATACATCAGAAAAAGTGCCTGTAGTTTGGTCTCCTGCAAGCATAATATATCAAAATCCTCCCTTTGAGCAAGTTCCAGTGCTGAAAACCCATCTAACTTTAACAATGCTCTTAATCCGTTGACATTCCAAGACAGAAGCTTCACAGACTTCGTATCGCTAGAAATAAAAGGAGGCCTCATGGTTCTAGGATTATAGGGAATCCAATCTTTCTGAGGCTTCTTGTGTGCAAGCATTGTCCATGGCTCATTTTGCATCATGGACGTTTCGTCTTTGCGATCAGCTTTAGCAGAAATAGTTTCTGAAGACATAGTTCTCTTTTTCTTAGAGAGCTTTCCACCTAGCAAGACAACATAATAAATAAAGCACAAACAAATCTGAGAAACATTAGTTCCAAAAAAAACTACTACAATTGATCAGCACCTGAAACCTCAACAGATTCGACTGAAGAGTTCTGCTTTGTTGTAACAGCTATAAGATCAAACTGGACAGCATTGGCCTCAACTCCTGATTGTTTTGAAGCTCTATTACTTTTTCTAAGTTCGTGGACCTCTGAAACAATACTAACATTTTGAACCTGGTTTTCTTCATGTAAACATTCAGCCTCTTCTTCTTTCTGAGAACTTTCACCTAAACATCCAAGGGAATTTCAACTTAGAGATTGCAGGGAACAAAGAGAATATTATATGCAGTACAAAATATCATGTAAGACAGTATGAAACTTTATACCATTTATCTTCTCCACAAACAACTTCAAGGCAGATACGAGCTCAGATTTACGACCTTTAGCAGAAAGCCCATTGCTCCTGATATTTCAAGACCATTTACAGTAAGATCAAGAACTCCAAAGCAATTTTCTATTTTTAAAACTATACAAACTAGGGTAATACCACTCTTtacatataacaaaaataaaataatatatcaaaCACAAGAAAAAATGTATCTTTTCTAGGAGGGTATGATTATATTTTACCTCAATGTTGTTCTAAGCTCCTGAACAGTCATTTTCTCTATTGTTTCAGGGTTATCCTTAAAACTTGCAATTCCAACTGAAACGCTCTCCATCCCATTTTCCTGTGAGCCAAACATTAATAAATAAACTTCACAATACCAAACCAAAAGAAACAGAAAATGGTTATCAAAGACTAAAACTTTACAAAATCTACTCAGGTTATGGATGGTTCCAAGTTCCAACCTTGAGAACAGGCTTCACACAATCTGGTGTACTATCCACTAAAGCCTTCAATCTTTTACCCTCAGTCTTCTCTTCAGCCATTGCCGAAATGGG is a window of Humulus lupulus chromosome 4, drHumLupu1.1, whole genome shotgun sequence DNA encoding:
- the LOC133831559 gene encoding DNA-(apurinic or apyrimidinic site) endonuclease, chloroplastic isoform X2; this encodes MNQIQALQFGFKNFLKVPWILRPGPLVSLRLSASSMSSKRTISSSSKPISAMAEEKTEGKRLKALVDSTPDCVKPVLKENGMESVSVGIASFKDNPETIEKMTVQELRTTLRSNGLSAKGRKSELVSALKLFVEKINGESSQKEEEAECLHEENQVQNVSIVSEVHELRKSNRASKQSGVEANAVQFDLIAVTTKQNSSVESVEVSGGKLSKKKRTMSSETISAKADRKDETSMMQNEPWTMLAHKKPQKDWIPYNPRTMRPPFISSDTKSVKLLSWNVNGLRALLKLDGFSALELAQREDFDILCLQETKLQEKDVEKIACLIDGYHNSFWTCSTSKLGYSGAAIISRIKPLSVKYGLGMEDHDSEGRLVTAEFDSFYLVCGYVPNSGDGLKRLSYRTTEWDPSLSNYIKELEKSKPVILTGDLNCAHQEIDIYNPAGNKRSAGFTIEERQSFETNFLSKGFVDTFRRQHPGVVGYTYWGFRHGGRKTNKGWRLDYFLVSESIADQVHDSYILPDVHGSDHCPIGLVLKL
- the LOC133831559 gene encoding DNA-(apurinic or apyrimidinic site) endonuclease, chloroplastic isoform X1, which produces MNQIQALQFGFKNFLKVVPWILRPGPLVSLRLSASSMSSKRTISSSSKPISAMAEEKTEGKRLKALVDSTPDCVKPVLKENGMESVSVGIASFKDNPETIEKMTVQELRTTLRSNGLSAKGRKSELVSALKLFVEKINGESSQKEEEAECLHEENQVQNVSIVSEVHELRKSNRASKQSGVEANAVQFDLIAVTTKQNSSVESVEVSGGKLSKKKRTMSSETISAKADRKDETSMMQNEPWTMLAHKKPQKDWIPYNPRTMRPPFISSDTKSVKLLSWNVNGLRALLKLDGFSALELAQREDFDILCLQETKLQEKDVEKIACLIDGYHNSFWTCSTSKLGYSGAAIISRIKPLSVKYGLGMEDHDSEGRLVTAEFDSFYLVCGYVPNSGDGLKRLSYRTTEWDPSLSNYIKELEKSKPVILTGDLNCAHQEIDIYNPAGNKRSAGFTIEERQSFETNFLSKGFVDTFRRQHPGVVGYTYWGFRHGGRKTNKGWRLDYFLVSESIADQVHDSYILPDVHGSDHCPIGLVLKL